A genomic segment from Thermotoga neapolitana DSM 4359 encodes:
- a CDS encoding helix-turn-helix domain-containing protein, translating into MLKVLVRKDIVDAFKDMITKIPHDVDWDLYEGEDYRDKVLAEKWDVIFGEKIFEMDDTVFVQTLRELELALKYVVSKKDYESLRTKYNLLLYTPELQGAKIKETLFQVQKFYNSYPVFALVSEKGIHRHAYVDFVTGGNYLSLTYHEDLPINTGASTVFIDDAPPDFQPPSFSGKKVILGMNLPPKIDIPFVVIPPLRERRMDIPYMLDGVLRSLQLQGKTFKIDDGLVKVLTSYHWPGNTQEFLEKTYEILTLKDPAEQVKSVVSDLKGTKGIDLKEFVETVVEFVEKKMIEKALEESEGNRKKACEILNMNYKTLSYKIKKYGLG; encoded by the coding sequence GTGCTGAAAGTGCTCGTGAGAAAAGACATCGTCGATGCCTTCAAAGATATGATAACCAAGATTCCACACGATGTGGACTGGGATCTCTACGAGGGTGAGGATTACAGAGACAAAGTTCTGGCCGAAAAGTGGGATGTGATCTTCGGCGAGAAGATCTTTGAAATGGATGACACGGTGTTCGTTCAAACGCTGAGGGAACTGGAACTGGCTTTGAAATACGTCGTGAGCAAGAAAGACTACGAATCCCTGAGGACGAAATACAATCTTCTCCTGTACACTCCGGAACTTCAGGGAGCAAAAATAAAGGAGACGCTCTTTCAGGTACAGAAATTCTACAACTCTTATCCTGTCTTTGCTCTTGTTTCCGAGAAGGGTATTCACAGACACGCGTACGTTGATTTCGTGACGGGTGGAAATTACCTTTCACTCACCTACCATGAAGACCTTCCTATAAACACAGGAGCAAGCACAGTGTTCATAGACGACGCACCACCAGATTTCCAACCTCCAAGTTTTTCTGGGAAAAAGGTGATTCTGGGAATGAACCTTCCACCGAAGATCGACATTCCATTCGTTGTAATTCCTCCTTTGAGGGAAAGAAGAATGGACATTCCCTACATGCTGGACGGGGTTCTCAGATCCCTCCAGCTTCAAGGAAAGACCTTCAAAATCGACGATGGGCTGGTCAAGGTGCTCACGAGCTACCACTGGCCCGGAAACACGCAGGAGTTCCTTGAGAAAACGTACGAGATCCTCACACTGAAAGATCCTGCAGAACAGGTCAAGAGCGTTGTAAGCGATCTCAAGGGAACAAAAGGTATCGACCTGAAAGAGTTCGTCGAAACGGTCGTTGAGTTCGTGGAAAAAAAGATGATAGAAAAAGCCCTCGAAGAAAGCGAGGGCAACCGAAAAAAAGCCTGTGAAATCCTGAACATGAATTACAAAACCCTGTCCTACAAGATAAAGAAATACGGTTTAGGATGA
- a CDS encoding alkaline phosphatase family protein has protein sequence MQLERLDEGLFYPHYNGYSIVNFSNTILSIFGEKTLHRPFPLPERFLENVRKVVVLVVDALSYDVFSNTIQDDDVQVFPCSSVFPTTTAAALPSLYSGLTPLEHGFLGYILYLREVGSPVNMIEMAPPGFPRESVLRIHEFRFTTIFQRLKVRSFFLVPRYLLGTGFSRLMSQGAEQIGFSSFGDMIEKTLEILANQETVLVFAYWPSLDSIAHKSGVGRAYFRELKWLYRILKEELIRRLKSDTLFFMVSDHGQISTPPEREVWWDSFSEVMRFLDRPPAGEQRMMYLYTKRKKALVEYLVEKYADFAIFIDARRATRLFGIGKSHPEFFHRIGDLILITKENFSFNYRYTGKEESLSGRHGSLTHQELVVPLVVYRR, from the coding sequence ATGCAGCTGGAAAGACTTGATGAGGGGCTTTTCTATCCACATTATAACGGATACTCCATCGTCAACTTTTCGAACACCATTTTGAGTATATTCGGTGAGAAAACGCTTCACAGACCCTTTCCACTTCCCGAAAGATTTCTCGAAAACGTTCGTAAAGTGGTTGTTCTGGTTGTCGATGCTTTGAGTTACGATGTGTTCTCGAATACCATACAGGACGATGATGTGCAGGTGTTTCCGTGTTCCTCCGTTTTTCCCACAACCACGGCCGCCGCACTTCCCAGTTTGTACTCCGGACTAACCCCCCTGGAACACGGCTTTCTAGGGTACATCCTTTACCTTCGAGAAGTGGGTAGTCCTGTGAACATGATAGAGATGGCTCCTCCGGGTTTTCCGCGGGAAAGTGTACTCAGAATACATGAGTTTCGATTCACAACGATATTCCAGAGGCTAAAGGTTCGATCTTTCTTTCTTGTTCCCAGGTATCTACTGGGAACGGGCTTTTCCAGGCTCATGTCTCAGGGAGCAGAGCAGATCGGTTTTTCCAGTTTCGGTGACATGATCGAGAAAACGCTGGAGATACTGGCAAATCAGGAAACAGTGCTTGTCTTCGCATACTGGCCCTCACTTGATTCAATAGCACACAAATCGGGTGTTGGAAGGGCCTATTTCAGGGAACTCAAATGGCTCTACAGGATCCTGAAGGAAGAACTCATCAGGAGATTGAAATCAGACACCCTCTTTTTCATGGTGAGCGATCATGGACAGATATCAACACCACCGGAGAGGGAAGTGTGGTGGGACAGTTTTTCTGAGGTGATGAGGTTTCTTGACAGACCTCCTGCCGGTGAGCAGAGGATGATGTATCTTTACACAAAAAGAAAGAAAGCTCTGGTAGAATATCTTGTGGAAAAGTACGCCGATTTTGCGATCTTCATTGACGCCAGAAGGGCAACGCGTCTCTTTGGGATAGGAAAGAGTCACCCCGAATTTTTCCACAGAATCGGTGATTTGATCCTGATAACAAAAGAGAATTTTTCTTTCAACTACAGGTACACGGGAAAAGAAGAGAGTCTTTCCGGAAGGCATGGAAGTCTCACTCATCAGGAGCTGGTGGTTCCCCTGGTGGTCTATCGGAGGTGA
- a CDS encoding ribonuclease H-like YkuK family protein yields the protein MEVSLIRSWWFPWWSIGGDRFRYLKSPTWGKVDHQKAKYLIKKFTEGHRYEVFVGTDSDIRDGEVVYATAIVVYRLGNGATYFYTVYKDGKNRDLYTRIFKEAEMSLEMARFVEEVLELGKPVVHLDIGYDGLTKDLVSSVIGYVKGMGYPYQVKPDSFAATKIAHKHTK from the coding sequence ATGGAAGTCTCACTCATCAGGAGCTGGTGGTTCCCCTGGTGGTCTATCGGAGGTGATAGGTTCCGTTATCTGAAGAGTCCCACTTGGGGAAAAGTAGATCATCAGAAGGCAAAGTATCTCATAAAAAAGTTCACAGAGGGGCACAGGTATGAGGTCTTCGTAGGAACGGACAGTGACATCAGAGACGGGGAGGTAGTGTACGCCACAGCGATCGTGGTGTATCGACTTGGAAACGGTGCAACCTATTTCTACACCGTATACAAAGATGGAAAGAACAGAGACCTGTACACGAGGATATTCAAAGAAGCGGAGATGAGCCTGGAGATGGCCAGATTCGTGGAAGAGGTCCTGGAACTGGGAAAACCCGTGGTTCATCTGGATATCGGATACGACGGTCTCACAAAAGATCTGGTCTCTTCCGTGATAGGCTACGTGAAGGGAATGGGGTATCCCTATCAGGTGAAACCGGATTCCTTTGCCGCAACGAAGATCGCCCATAAACACACCAAGTGA